A stretch of Vigna angularis cultivar LongXiaoDou No.4 chromosome 4, ASM1680809v1, whole genome shotgun sequence DNA encodes these proteins:
- the LOC108330786 gene encoding dof zinc finger protein DOF5.4: protein MQDIHSICGGDRRLRQHHQHHHQPLKCPRCDSLNTKFCYYNNYNLSQPRHFCKNCRRYWTKGGVLRNVPVGGGCRKSKRSNKPKTTANNTNDSSNNNNNNPSPSSQIAPATASTTPSAAEPERNSNSHSSSESSTLTVTEAMSAPTSNTLSSNALFLDNVREPKLFANANNPSLEGGGVFSEIGSFSSLIASNNEALGFGFGKRSNNNGNSNSNILDATTFRFGVTHPQGNNNDQVQVAGGREQQQNHEEFGTASFLDLTAPLEFSSLAQKSGHHGGFGSLDWQAGADQGLFDLPNTVDQPYWSHSHWSDQDNPSLFHLP, encoded by the coding sequence ATGCAGGATATACATTCCATCTGCGGCGGTGACCGCAGGCTCAGACAGCACCACCAGCACCACCACCAGCCGCTAAAGTGTCCACGCTGTGACTCACTCAACACCAAGTTCTGCTACTACAACAACTACAACCTCTCCCAGCCACGCCATTTCTGCAAGAACTGCCGCCGCTACTGGACCAAAGGCGGCGTCCTTCGCAATGTCCCCGTCGGCGGTGGTTGCCGCAAGTCCAAACGCTCCAACAAACCCAAAACTACCGCCAACAACACCAACGATAGCagcaataacaacaacaacaatcctTCCCCTTCCTCGCAGATCGCTCCGGCAACCGCGTCCACGACGCCGTCGGCTGCGGAGCCGGAGCGCAACTCGAACTCCCACTCCAGCAGCGAAAGCTCCACACTAACCGTCACGGAGGCGATGTCGGCGCCGACATCGAACACTTTGTCTAGCAACGCTTTGTTCCTGGACAACGTCCGCGAGCCGAAGCTGTTCGCTAACGCTAATAACCCATCTTTGGAGGGCGGTGGCGTTTTCTCTGAGATAGGGAGCTTCAGCAGCCTCATTGCTTCAAATAACGAAGCATTGGGGTTTGGGTTTGGGAAACGCAGTAATAACAACGGCAACAGCAACAGCAACATCCTCGATGCGACGACGTTTCGGTTCGGCGTTACTCATCCGCAGGGGAATAATAATGATCAGGTGCAAGTGGCGGGCGGTAGAGAGCAACAGCAGAATCATGAGGAGTTCGGTACGGCGTCGTTTCTCGATCTGACGGCGCCGCTGGAGTTTTCTTCGTTGGCGCAGAAGAGTGGTCATCATGGAGGGTTTGGGTCGTTGGATTGGCAAGCCGGTGCGGATCAAGGTTTGTTTGATCTCCCTAACACCGTTGATCAACCGTACTGGAGCCACAGTCATTGGTCCGATCAAGATAATCCCTCTCTCTTTCACCTTCCTTGA
- the LOC108331064 gene encoding uncharacterized protein LOC108331064 — MRSSRGRSMKHTRLFHREDQRSQEEKNIVWERLEGDTDKSFRTREIPVKRLLNVGHFTSASGDLSKFSKGKNFSAGMNVMDYDVPELVVFIQEDNEQFVKDTCIGRGVPPEGKCLSEDHDMMSCHFDSDINRRRDPNLRTMEAFSDNFKRLEYASKPLSLKEAMEFYDSRALVIDVEGDSGYKISTDHPKKKTTPETLREAIATEADFSRSLKNWQINSFLGTVGRRVEFPCCADCVQVADTIMCRSEMCNSQSPTGSGKRQDNDPQETCFCAEGPLSGGPTSYAAPATTSSNASHHSNDSISSTHSFAFPILPEEWNGSPVRMLEVDKSRLRKDLWQKIVVLFFCCKS, encoded by the exons ATGAGAAGTTCAAGAGGTCGCAGCATGAAACATACACGTTTGTTTCATCGTGAAGATCAAAGAAGTCAAGAAGAAAAGAACATTGTGTGGGAGAGACTGGAGGGTGATACTGATAAAAGTTTTAGGACAAGGGAGATTCCAGTGAAGAGGTTGTTGAATGTAGGGCATTTTACAAGTGCTTCAGGGGACTTGTCAAAGTTTAGCAAGGGAAAGAACTTTTCAGCAGGAATGAATGTCATGGACTATGATGTACCTGAACTGGTTGTTTTTATTCAAGAGGATAATGAACAGTTTGTGAAGGACACTTGCATTGGTAGGGGAGTGCCACCAGAAGGCAAGTGCCTCTCAGAAGATCATGATATGATGTCATGTCACTTTGACTCTGACATTAATAGAAGAAGAGATCCAAATCTAAGGACTATGGAAGCATTTTCAGACAATTTTAAAAGACTAGAATATGCTTCTAAACCTCTTTCCCTTAAGGAAGCAATGGAATTTTATGACTCCAGAGCTTTAGTGATTGATGTTGAAGGGGATTCAGGATACAAGATTTCAACTGATCACCCCAAAAAGAAGACAACACCAGAGACCCTTAGAGAG GCAATAGCAACGGAAGCAGACTTTTCAAGATCTCTCAAGAATTGgcaaataaattcatttttgggTACAGTTGGCAGAAGGGTGGAGTTTCCATGTTGTGCAGATTGTGTGCAAGTTGCTGACACAATCATGTGTAGGTCTGAGATGTGTAACTCACAAAGTCCAACAGGTTCAGGAAAAAGACAAGACAATGATCCTCAAGAGACTTGTTTCTGTGCTGAGGGCCCTCTATCTGGCGGTCCAACATCATATGCTGCTCCTGCAACAACATCCAGCAATGCCTCTCATCACTCTAATGACAGCATAAGCAGCACACATTCATTTGCCTTTCCCAT CTTACCTGAAGAATGGAATGGAAGCCCGGTGAGAATGTTGGAAGTTGATAAAAGTCGATTAAGGAAGGACCTATGGCAGAAGATAGTGGTATTATTCTTCTGCTGCAAAAGTTGA